The following are from one region of the Nicotiana tabacum cultivar K326 chromosome 3, ASM71507v2, whole genome shotgun sequence genome:
- the LOC142179621 gene encoding uncharacterized protein LOC142179621 has translation MESFLVKNFYTKLRGNFERITWRKLMQTNLGVPKWKFIIYLAVQRKLMTKDRLRGLGYVEEVTCELCNKEEESIDHMFFYCSYTSQLWTDLLQWQGICRKTMRWSDELNWTIKCCKGRSIKTELYRLILAGAVYHVWQERNNRIFRGMKQSIQELVREIVQAVRG, from the coding sequence ATGGAAAGCTTTTTAGTGAAGAATTTCTACACAAAACTGCGAGGAAACTTTGAACGAATAACGTGGAGGAAACTTATGCAAACTAATCTGGGAGTTCCAAAGTGGAAATTTATTATCTATCTAGCTGTTCAAAGAAAATTAATGACTAAAGATAGACTGAGAGGACTGGGATACGTGGAGGAGGTCACATGTGAACTATGCAACAAAGAAGAGGAGTCTATCGATCACATGTTCTTTTACTGTTCCTACACTTCACAATTATGGACAGATTTGTTGCAATGGCAGGGGATTTGCAGAAAGACAATGCGATGGAGTGATGAACTCAACTGGACAATCAAATGCTGCAAAGGAAGGAGCATTAAAACAGAACTATATCGACTAATACTTGCAGGAGCAGTATATCATGTCTGGCAGGAAAGAAATAACAGAATTTTTAGAGGAATGAAGCAGTCCATACAGGAGCTTGTTCGAGAGATAGTTCAAGCAGTACGTGGATGA
- the LOC142179335 gene encoding kinesin-like protein KIN-14I — MAADGALSFSVASVVEDVLQQHGNRSRSLDLDARRAEEAATRRYEAAAWLRKVVGVVGAKDLPAEPSEEDFRLGLRSGIILCNVLNKIQPGAVPKVVESPVDSALLPDGAALSAFQYFENVRNFLVAAQDMGIPSFEASDLEQGGKSSRVVNCVLGIKDYSEWKQTGGTGVWKFGGNVKSTTSTKQFVRKNSEPFSSSLSRSMSMNEKFTESNKMPNSSLSNLVRAILIDKKPEEVPNLVESVLNKVVEEFEQRIASQIQPNKATPKDSTISCGNRFLQKHTSAGTKLDQRNVALVKEENRIIDEELKRRYVKQNTIVDQQERDVKDLKQTLLTTKAGMQFMQMKFHEEMQNIGMHIHGLAHAASGYHRVLEENRRLYNQVQDLKGSIRVYCRVRPFLPGQASYISNVDHIEDGSITISVPSKSGKGRKSFNFNKVFGPSATQGEVFSDTQQLIRSVLDGYNVCIFAYGQTGSGKTFTMTGPKDLTEQSRGVNYRALGDLFLLADQRKDTFLYEVSVQMIEIYNEQVRDLLVSDGVHKRLEIRNASQGLTVPDASLVRVTSTSDVIHLMNLGQRNRAVGATALNDRSSRSHSCLTVHVQGRDLTSGAILRGCMHLVDLAGSERVDKSEVTGDRLKEAQHINKSLSALGDVIAALAQKNAHVPYHNSKLTQLLQDSLGGQAKTLMFVHISPEPDAIGETISTLKFAERVSSVELGAARVNKDTTDVKELKEQIATLKAALARKETEPVSTHHKVTSSPYGLQSSPFQSNPQGREMLPDSNIQRRPMEDVGNREVSSNSAFRQKRQSFDLDELLGNSPPWPPVSSPCENFVEDDRDMSSGEWVDKVMVNKQDAARGVGNLFGWESEKGNVSDVLYEKYLSDSSKVYQEKSSNLFQMSNHFDITTAEDLDEFDATTSDSSEPDLLWQFNNTKLNSFPNGNGSKIQKPNTKPAKSPESRNMVHKVGPSISRQTNGGVGHNQRNGRQAMPTEMKRKAGSRK; from the exons ATGGCTGCTGATGGTGCATTGTCTTTCTCTGTGGCATCTGTGGTGGAGGATGTTCTTCAGCAACATGGAAACAGATCAAGAAGTCTTGATTTGGATGCCCGTCGAGCTGAGGAAGCAG caacaaggAGGTATGAAGCTGCAGCCTGGCTGAGAAAGGTGGTTGGCGTTGTGGGAGCAAAAGATTTGCCAGCTGAGCCTTCTGAGGAAGACTTCAGGCTTGGCTTAAGGAGTGGAATAATTCTTTGCAATGTGCTTAATAAAATTCAGCCTGGAGCTGTGCCCAAG GTTGTTGAAAGTCCGGTTGACTCTGCGCTACTTCCTGATGGAGCAGCCTTGTCTGCATTCCAGTATTTTGAGAACGTCCGTAATTTTTTGGTTGCTGCCCAAGATATGGGGATTCCTTCTTTTGAGGCATCTGATCTTGAACAG GGCGGAAAATCGTCGAGGGTTGTCAACTGTGTTTTGGGAATTAAAGACTACAGCGAATGGAAGCAGACAGGTGGCACTGGAGTCTGGAAATTTGGTGGAAATGTGAAGTCCACAACATCAACAAAACAATTTGTGCGCAAAAATTCTGAGCCATTCTCTAGTTCTCTGTCAAGGAGTATGTCAATGAATGAGAAATTTACTGAAAGTAACAAAATG CCCAACTCTTCCTTAAGCAACCTTGTTCGTGCAATTCTGATTGATAAGAAGCCTGAAGAAGTTCCTAAT CTTGTGGAGTCAGTGTTAAATAAGGTTGTTGAGGAGTTCGAGCAGCGCATCGCAAGCCAAATTCAACCG AACAAAGCAACTCCAAAGGACTCAACCATTTCCTGTGGTAACAGATTCCTTCAGAAACATACTTCTGCCGGCACAAAG CTTGACCAAAGAAATGTTGCACTAGTGAAAGAAGAGAATCGCATCATTGATGAGGAACTTAAAAGAAGATATGTGAAGCAGAACACAATTGTTGACCAACAGGAAAGAGACGTCAAG GACCTGAAACAAACTCTTTTGACTACAAAAGCGGGTATGCAGTTCATGCAAATGAAgtttcatgaggaaatgcaaaaTATTG GCATGCACATACATGGCCTAGCACATGCAGCTTCCGGTTATCATAGAGTTCTTGAAGAAAATCGCAGGCTTTACAATCAAGTCCAGGACCTTAAAG GAAGCATAAGAGTTTACTGTCGAGTAAGACCATTTTTGCCCGGGCAAGCAAGTTATATTAGTAATGTGGATCATATAGAAGATGGTAGCATTACAATAAGTGTTCCGTCAAAGAGCGGGAAAGGACGCAAgtctttcaatttcaataaagTATTTGGACCGTCCGCAACTCAAG GAGAGGTGTTTTCAGACACTCAACAACTGATTAGATCAGTTTTGGATGGGTACAATGTGTGCATTTTTGCTTATGGTCAAACTGGATCAGGAAAAACCTTCACAATG ACGGGGCCTAAGGATCTTACCGAACAAAGCCGAGGGGTAAACTACAGGGCACTAGGCGATTTATTCCTTCTTGCAGATCAAAGAAAGGACACCTTCTTATATGAAGTGTCTGTACAAATGATTGAGATATATAACGAGCAAGTTAGGGATCTCCTTGTTTCTGATGGTGTGCACAAAAG ACTAGAAATTCGTAATGCTTCTCAAGGACTAACGGTACCTGATGCAAGCCTGGTTCGTGTAACTTCAACTTCTGATGTCATTCATTTAATGAATCTTGGACAAAGGAATCGTGCAGTGGGTGCAACAGCACTCAATGACCGCAGTAGTCGTTCTCACAG TTGCCTAACAGTTCATGTCCAAGGAAGAGACTTGACTTCTGGAGCTATTCTTCGTGGTTGTATGCATTTGGTTGATCTTGCTGGAAGTGAAAGAGTAGACAAATCTGAAGTAACGGGAGATAGACTTAAAGAGGCACAACACATTAACAAGTCTCTCTCAGCTTTAGGTGATGTAATCGCTGCCCTAGCACAAAAGAATGCGCATGTTCCATATCATAACAGCAAACTTACACAACTACTCCAAGACTCACTTG GTGGACAAGCTAAAACATTGATGTTTGTTCACATAAGTCCTGAACCAGATGCCATAGGAGAAACAATTAGCACCCTTAAGTTTGCGGAACGTGTTTCTTCCGTTGAACTCGGTGCTGCCCGAGTAAATAAAGATACCACGGATGTCAAAGAGCTCAAAGAACAG ATTGCTACTCTTAAAGCTGCCTTGGCAAGAAAAGAAACGGAACCGGTCTCCACACATCATAAGGTAACAAGCAGTCCATATGGCTTGCAGTCATCACCTTTTCAATCTAATCCACAGGGGAGAGAAATGTTGCCCGATTCAAACATTCAAAGGAGACCAATGGAGGATGTAGGCAACAGAGAG GTCTCTAGTAATTCTGCATTCAGACAAAAGAGGCAAAGTTTTGATCTTGATGAGTTACTCGGAAATTCCCCTCCCTGGCCACCCGTTAGCAGTCCTTGTGAAAACTTTGTAGAAGATGACAGAGACATGAGCTCAGGCGAGTGGGTAGACAAGGTCATGGTGAACAAGCAGGACGCTGCACGTGGAGTTGGAAACCTGTTTGGATGGGAATCTGAAAAAGGCAACGTGTCCGACGTACTTTATGAGAAATATCTTTCAGATTCATCTAAAGTATACCAAGAAAAATCAAGTAATCTTTTCCAAATGAGCAACCACTTTGACATCACTACTGCCGAGGATTTAGATGAGTTTGATGCCACTACGAGTGATTCGTCCGAGCCAGATTTGCTTTGGCAATTCAATAATACAAAACTTAACAGTTTCCCCAATGGGAATGGGTCAAAGATACAGAAACCAAATACTAAGCCAGCAAAGAGCCCAGAATCAAG GAATATGGTTCATAAAGTCGGGCCTTCAATATCACGACAGACGAATGGAGGAGTCGGCCACAATCAGAGGAATGGCAGGCAGGCCATGCCAACTGAAATGAAGCGTAAAGCCGGAAGCAGGAAATAG